One stretch of Zingiber officinale cultivar Zhangliang chromosome 6B, Zo_v1.1, whole genome shotgun sequence DNA includes these proteins:
- the LOC121992485 gene encoding uncharacterized protein LOC121992485 isoform X1 has translation MADAPILIFLRVLLSLRWHLALHMAHDSGMLVYFMFLTVSILHLRTDPKLSPLLQNDLVDGWGLDFSLRRCVEEGHERMGLVDSQCIIHREVPSLKNQVLARCKAEPEQMVARVLPRPHLVGMVHTIYSACLGLLFWSHSIYPVWFAKYAGAALPVKFSWFT, from the exons ATGGCAGATGCTCCGATCCTCATCTTCCTCCGTGTGCTGC TTTCATTGAGATGGCACCTGGCATTGCATATGGCACATGATTCAGGTATGCTTGTTTACTTCATGTTCCTTACTGTGTCGATTCTGCATCTTCGAACAGATCCAAAGTTGTCACCATTGCTGCAGAATGACTTGGTTGATGGATGGGGTCTCGACTTCTCACTCAGAAGATGTGTGGAG GAGGGTCATGAGAGAATGGGACTGGTGGATTCTCAATGCATCATTCATCGAGAAGTTCCTTCACTGAAAAATCAG GTGCTCGCTCGATGTAAAGCTGAGCCAGAACAGATGGTAGCTCGGGTATTGCCGCGCCCCCATTTGGTCGGTATGGTCCACACAATCTACTCAGCGTGCCTCGGTCTGCTCTTCTGGTCCCACTCGATCTACCCTGTCTGGTTCGCCAAGTATGCCGGAGCTGCTCTGCCAGTCAAGTTCAGTTGGTTCACCTAA
- the LOC121992485 gene encoding uncharacterized protein LOC121992485 isoform X2: MIQNDLVDGWGLDFSLRRCVEEGHERMGLVDSQCIIHREVPSLKNQVLARCKAEPEQMVARVLPRPHLVGMVHTIYSACLGLLFWSHSIYPVWFAKYAGAALPVKFSWFT; encoded by the exons ATGATTCAG AATGACTTGGTTGATGGATGGGGTCTCGACTTCTCACTCAGAAGATGTGTGGAG GAGGGTCATGAGAGAATGGGACTGGTGGATTCTCAATGCATCATTCATCGAGAAGTTCCTTCACTGAAAAATCAG GTGCTCGCTCGATGTAAAGCTGAGCCAGAACAGATGGTAGCTCGGGTATTGCCGCGCCCCCATTTGGTCGGTATGGTCCACACAATCTACTCAGCGTGCCTCGGTCTGCTCTTCTGGTCCCACTCGATCTACCCTGTCTGGTTCGCCAAGTATGCCGGAGCTGCTCTGCCAGTCAAGTTCAGTTGGTTCACCTAA